One genomic segment of Mycolicibacterium gilvum includes these proteins:
- a CDS encoding thiolase family protein — MATTTSRAAIVAAARTAIGTARRGTLANVPAIELAKPVVAAVVERSGLDPAAFDDLVLAESMQGGGDSARYIAVALGLVDIPGIAVNRQCASSLSAIAVGAGQIASGMSRAILAGGMESLSTGPIMQKRKPFTSGKSPEDYEQWFPESHPPTAEAPAMDMSITVAHNCNVQYGITRQDQDEWALRSHQRAIKAIDAGSFTDEIIPIQVPQADGTTITFAEDEHPRRGSSMESLAGLKVLHPEIEGFSVTAGNSSGINDAAAVVALAAPDTAQDVLANVLSWTQVGLDPTRTGSGPIKAIPKALELSGRKLEDVALFEINEAFAAQAVACARELGLNEEIVNVYGSGISLGHPIAATGARMVTSAIYELRRRGGGIGVLSMCAGGGMGAAMVIEVA, encoded by the coding sequence ATGGCCACCACCACATCCCGCGCAGCGATCGTGGCCGCTGCCCGCACCGCGATCGGGACGGCACGCAGAGGCACCCTCGCTAACGTTCCCGCGATCGAGTTGGCCAAGCCCGTCGTCGCGGCGGTCGTCGAACGGTCCGGCCTCGATCCGGCCGCCTTCGACGACCTGGTACTGGCCGAAAGCATGCAGGGCGGCGGCGACAGCGCCCGCTACATCGCCGTGGCGCTGGGCCTGGTCGACATTCCCGGGATCGCCGTCAATCGACAGTGCGCATCGAGCCTGTCCGCCATCGCGGTGGGCGCTGGGCAGATCGCCTCCGGCATGAGCCGTGCCATCCTCGCCGGCGGCATGGAGTCGCTGTCCACCGGACCGATCATGCAGAAGCGCAAGCCCTTCACGTCGGGCAAGTCACCCGAGGACTACGAGCAGTGGTTCCCCGAATCGCATCCGCCGACCGCGGAAGCGCCCGCGATGGACATGTCCATCACCGTCGCGCACAACTGCAACGTCCAGTACGGGATCACCCGCCAAGACCAGGACGAGTGGGCGCTGCGTAGCCATCAACGCGCCATCAAGGCCATCGACGCCGGATCGTTCACCGACGAGATCATCCCGATCCAGGTTCCCCAGGCAGACGGGACCACGATTACTTTCGCCGAGGACGAGCATCCGCGGCGCGGTAGTTCGATGGAGTCCCTCGCCGGATTGAAGGTATTGCACCCGGAGATCGAGGGCTTCTCGGTCACCGCAGGCAACTCGTCGGGCATCAACGACGCCGCAGCGGTCGTCGCGCTGGCGGCTCCCGACACTGCGCAGGACGTGCTTGCCAACGTGCTGTCGTGGACGCAGGTCGGTCTGGACCCGACCCGCACCGGCAGCGGACCGATCAAGGCGATCCCGAAGGCGCTGGAACTGTCAGGCCGCAAGCTCGAGGACGTCGCGCTCTTCGAGATCAACGAGGCGTTCGCCGCGCAGGCCGTGGCGTGTGCCCGCGAACTCGGCCTCAACGAGGAGATCGTCAACGTGTACGGCTCGGGCATCAGTCTCGGCCACCCGATCGCCGCGACCGGAGCCCGGATGGTCACCTCGGCGATCTACGAACTGCGCCGCCGCGGCGGCGGCATCGGCGTGCTGTCCATGTGCGCGGGCGGCGGCATGGGCGCCGCGATGGTCATCGAGGTGGCCTGA
- a CDS encoding Zn-ribbon domain-containing OB-fold protein: protein MSALITEGLFRLDGERAVLFASRRRSSGVVKFPAERPELFDGDPEIQDDIEKIELSTEGTLYTYTTQEFLPPLPYKGKRDPKAFRPYVVGFVELAEGVLVESLIVGATAEQLQIGQRLVSTTTTLETDDGKSLVTFAFRPTT from the coding sequence ATGAGCGCACTGATCACCGAGGGATTGTTCCGGCTGGACGGCGAGCGCGCGGTGCTGTTCGCGTCCCGCAGGCGGTCGTCGGGCGTGGTGAAGTTCCCCGCCGAACGGCCCGAACTCTTCGACGGCGACCCCGAGATCCAGGACGACATCGAAAAGATCGAATTGTCCACCGAGGGAACGCTGTACACCTACACCACGCAGGAGTTCCTGCCGCCGCTGCCATACAAGGGAAAGCGCGATCCAAAGGCGTTCAGGCCTTACGTGGTCGGCTTCGTCGAGTTGGCTGAGGGCGTGCTGGTGGAGTCGCTGATCGTCGGCGCGACCGCCGAGCAGCTGCAGATCGGCCAGCGCCTGGTGTCGACCACCACGACGCTCGAGACCGACGACGGCAAGTCACTGGTGACGTTCGCGTTCCGTCCCACCACGTAG